Genomic segment of Gigantopelta aegis isolate Gae_Host chromosome 10, Gae_host_genome, whole genome shotgun sequence:
ACTAACAATTAAGAGGTGGACAGCAGAGTTCAAGAGCAGAAGAGGGCGTCGAAAATGATCCAAGACCAGGGCAATCTTCAACTGACACTGCCAAAGAAAGTGTTGATAAAATAGAAGGATGATCGATGACTCACCACCCATCGCATAGCCAATACAGTAGGCATTTCTCATGAGAAAGTTAAGGAATAAATTGGGTATAACAAAAGTTTCAGCACGCTTGGTTCCAATACACCTATGCACCTGTTGCTGCCATGGCTGCTTGGTCTAACAATGATTTTGAACTTATTAATCATCCTTCGCATTTACCAGATTTTGAACCCCCAGATTTCTACTTGTTCCCAAACTTGAAGAAAAAACCTGTAAGCATTGTgcaaatgatgatgatataattTCTGCTGTGGGAGACCTTTTAATCCACCAGGAGGAAGTCTGCAACACTAGTGTGATCTAGGCACTTGAATTTCCTTGGTAGCAGTGTGTAGACCGCGAAGGGGATTATGTTGAACAAATAACATCTGACTCCGTCAGCGTAATTCATCATAGTTAGACTCGGAACATTTCAGCCATACCTTAGTTTTATCATTCTCATTTTCTATCtctgtataatttatatattatttatcattgCATTTTGTCGACCAAGACAATTTATCTAACAAAATGTATAATCGTGTGACGCCAGCATTTCTCACAATAACATGGCAATTACTAGTATACTAGTATGCTTCAGCTATACCTGGAAATGATCGGCCATAACCAAATGAACTCGGTGACTAATTATTAACATGATTAAAAGGATTGCAGCGGCAGTTTTAGCATTTGTCCCATgacagctacatttttttccattcaaAATTTGGTATTGTTTTCTTGAAAGCCACATCGAATTAATTACATAATTTCAGAGATGATGCTTCTGATTTCTGTCCAAATGATAGAGCTACTAGTAAGAACTGCAATGGGCAATGGGGAAACAGCAATGAAAAAGGTTGCTTCTCATTTGATGACCCGTGCCACCCCTGGCTGTAATACTGCTGCTATAATATAAAGGGTTACAAAAGCAAGAGTTACTAGAATTCTACCTCACGCATATAAACCTACTAAACCTGGGGACTTAGATGCTGATATGGATAAGTCACCAGAAAGGCTACATTTAGATGGTACAGTCGTAGATTGGTGAAAATACGAACTTTAGATCACTTCTATCAGTAATTATTCCACATGGAGTGAAACCATGCACCCTCTGAAATCATCCGATTCAATGCAGCTTCTAAAACATTTCGCCGACTGGGTAATGTTTTGTATTCAAGGTGATGTATTTTATGTCTGTGCATTGTTAGGCCACCTAAGATTGGGTGATGTATATTCAAAATCAATTATTTTGCCAGGCAGCAAGCCTTTTGTTGATATTTGATATGGCAACTCCTTTTGGtaatattatacgtataacGAGATAACCGGATACATATATTAGACACTACAATGTTACGGCGAGAAACCTTGATGTCTGACGAGTTTGACGAGACAAATTGTCCTGGCCATTCAAATCTAGTGAATCTAGTGAATTATCAGGAGATAGAAAATGGGAATGATAAAACTGAttccacatttttttttaccaaaacaTCAGTTATTGACTACCGTACGACCTTcccatttatcacagccagaTTGGCATTATAGACTTGGTCTATATGATGTAACATTTCTTGTAGATAGTTTCAAAATACACTGATGCACTCTTAAGACATAGAGGTCAGCATAAGACTTGTTATTTTAGATGACATTTTAGATAGCAATTGGATTTTAAACAGTTCTTTCAGGTGATGcatataacacatttctttgtttttgcagccattttgttaacCATCTTGAATTATGATAAAATTTCTCAGTAGAAAGTTAATGCAAGAATTGAATTTCCTGCCCCATATAAAACCCTGTATTTgaagtaaaaaaatattgtttatggtAAAATAGAATTTAAGATACAGCCACGTCTTACTCTAAATGCCATTTTCGGGGCCATCATGGATTTAAAAAATGATGCAATATCTCAGTTAGAATCTGTTGTAAATGTGTTCCTTGGTGAATAAAAGACCTCAATTGCTAATTTCATATAGTTGatgtaaaatgaaataaattaaaattttcttgTTCTGACTAACGTAGTGGTGGTCATCTTGGAGGTAAATAATGTTGCAATGTCTTGTTTAGCTGGGAGTAATTCAGTATGAATCCTCCGAAACCTAAAACACTGTCAAGAACATCAACAGTTTCGTCATTGATAAAGTATTGAAGATTTTTCCAATTCTGTTTTGACAGCCATCTTGGACGCCACCTTGAATTTTCAAAATGCTCAAGGATACCAAATTACATCACTCGGATCCTTAATCAACACTTACGACAGATGCAAAAAACACAAAGAAGACTGTGGGTACCGATCTACAAGGTTTATAAGTACTTTAGTTAAAACTAATACACGGATTTCTTAGATTtgtctggctcatggactaggtgggcctattgggctatttttcgttccaaccattcgccaaaagccgtggtatatgatACCATGTctatggaatagtgcatataaagaactccttgctactaatgggaaaaagtagcgggtttcttttctaagacgtcagaattatcaaatgtttgacatccaaaagccgatgataaataaatcaatgtacttttAACTTTATGACTTTGAAACATTCAGTTACACACATATTTGAGTATACGTGGATTTCATTacttttcacttttatttttttgttattgttttcaagagcaagacgtagctcagtggtacagcgctcgcttgatgcgctgtgagtctgggatcgatccccgtcggtgggcccagtggactatttttcgttccagccagggcaccacgactggtatatcaaaggccgtggtatgtgctatctttgtctgtgggatggtgctaatcgaaaagagtagcctatgaagtggcgacagcggattttccctcttaatatctgtgtggtccttagccatatgtctgacgccatattataaccgtaaatataatgtgttgagtgcgccgttaaataaaacattttttccttGTTGTTTTCTGCGGGGCAGTTTGACCTAGCTCCCGAACGCTTGTAGTGGAATACTCACTCTAACATGTCTAATCCATATCAGTTCGGATGGTTACGTAAGCAGATAGatacttttattgtattacGCGAAATGGACTTTGAGCTCATGCGTGTGATAGCATATtagcatatatacatgtgtatcaaGATCTACAATGACCCGCACAATACAAAAacacaattgtaaataaatgcAAAGGAATGGTTTAACCCTATAATAGGCTTTATAaaaccataatattatatatatatacatgtctgtgtgtgtgtgtgtgtgtatatatatttagtactaGTGTTTTGAAGAAGCTAAGTTAAACAGAATGGCATTTCTTTGTTCAAATGCATAATTATACCAAAATGCAGCccctttctttctattttctgGTTTCtgctatttattatgttatgcATGTTTTAAAGACTACCTGATACATCGTGCCATTTtagacaccccacacacacgcacacgcgcgcgcacacgcacacgcacacactagATCACACCAATACTGACAGAGAGAATTACCTGTCACGgtgaacacatacacatacgtaACACGCCCGAGACACAATAAGTAACCTTCGTTTGGATGTTTTTTATTGTCGCCAAATTAAATGACCAATCAAGCGTGCCTGGTGAACTATACTCGGGGGGATTAGCCGAAATTCACAACTCTCTTTCACACTAATGTAATTAACATAATGACCAGCTTGGTGTTGTAATGGCTTACAGCCACCCACGTGGTGTGGTAACGCGCTCCTAGGGTACGGCGTGTTGGTAGTGACGGAAACACGACGTCTTGCTATAAAACCAGGCTCCGGTAGTTGACATCGTCATTCTCGTCTCATAGCGACAACGTGCTGTAGTCGTCAACGTGAGCAGGTTTTACTTTCCACGCTTCTGTCTTTCACCCCACTGCAAACATGGTAAGTAGAACGTCTATTCAGATTTTTAAATAACACCTTTAATATCTTAAACATTAGTCAACATTTTTTATCGGGTGTCTGGGAAAACACACCGTCTATGACTTGTGTTATGGGATAACAGGAAATTATGAAacgaagtgggggggggggggggggggaagtgtTGATGTTaagaattatatatttgttttatcagtagAGATGCTTGTGTCGTAGGAACCAAACCCCTCTGCAGACCCATTGTTTGTTTCCCCATCCCAGCCAGTTCCCCACGGCTGCTATGTGACCACAAATCGTGGTATGTCCTGTCAGAGGAAAAGTGTACATAAAATGAtgggaaagagttcgacccgtacccaaTTATATCAAGGGCTCTATAACCCATAAACCTATACCTAAAACTACCCTAACAACTAATGCcaaatgatgtaaaaaaaataatataaaatgtagcgagttttgtcagactcaaaattaccaaatttttgacatctaGCGTGCTCTAGttgtcttgttaaacaaaattaagtttttatgTAAAAATTGCCATTGTTGGTTGTAGAGTGgcgcgtgacgtcacactattgttctaaCTGTATCATACGCAAGATTATTTTTCATGATCGTTTAGTATTATCAGGTCGGGGATTCGAACTCACAATTGATTGAACTTGTACATGAGACCAAACAAATTACATAATCgaattaacattaatttaagCCTTCTTAACTTCATATTAGTGATAGTTGATAATGTACTGGCCGAACCATCCAGGTTAGGTCCGAAATGAATCTGTCGGTTTGGGTTATTAGTTGTATAAATATTCCTTGTTATTTCAACCTGTTTTTCATTACAAAAACCAGTTAATGATTTGGCagacacaattaaaaattttggAGAATGCACTCGAAAGTGTATAttcattaaaactaattaaaacgTCCCTACGGACGGGGCTTGTGAATGACTTTTCTCGAATCCACACTTACTCGTATATTATCCCTTACTTCTACGGCCCTCCGCCCACACCACCCTTTGGACATTCcggtttttttttcctctttacATCCCGTGCTCTACGTCTGGTGTATCGAAGGTTGGGGTGTTGCAAACAACGTCTTTTTGATTTAAAAGTTCTCAACACATTATTAAGAAAATACGAATCAATGTGCTTATTCCTAATTTTTAACCATCAAGTcatcaaggaaggaaatagtttatttaacgacgcactcaacacattttatttacggttatatggtgtcggacatatggttaaggaccacacagatattaagtgtgagtgcgaataatttttacatgctcatataccactagtttCGAgaatgtccgtcccggggcctgtctctggatagccaggagcttgtcccgggacagaaaaaaattagcggacaattttgaaatttacatccaaaaattaaatagtgggcctttaaaattttgatgcgcatctctaatataattaataaagaaaattctactattaaatttggtcgctagattagatcgggtggtcaaaaagacaTTAAATAacatcggtggcctgactcgggatggagagttgaaaatgggcagaattttgaaaataccaatagtaaaaaagttaatagaatttaaaaaaagaaagaaaaaaagttacaagccagaaataaaaataattgactgctcggtcgaatatatatataatttggcgcattttaggacagtccaaaaataaataagagaaagaagagaggatcggactatttaataataataataaaaaaagaaagtaatttcgacataaacttttgaacgaaggtctaaaagttttaaagtccgatctatatgtccacgtgagtggcctccttaaggccgttagggtgcacagcttgtagggacgagatgggatGCATcacgtcaagaaaacccctagattgacagtcaatagacgttgaaggtgtagtgctgtgctgaaatacagatcttgagaagccggatccatctgaacgagagagaatcagactagggtatagtccagtcgtcatgggttggtatagtggtgcggacgggctcGACtctggaggatacgagatggtatcacaataaaacaaagtaaagtctagaaaaagagtagcagGGGCCCActccgcttcctatttcttcttagagtggggagatcaatcttccagtgctgccaggacaggctcggacatgtagagactaaacgcgaacaaccgtggcgttctgcagaatggccgtcatacgagtcacgaaaaaagcTAGTCAACATAGTCaaacggagaaatgacgtggaggcaaggaaactcgctaaaaaagaatccaacctggtggtgcagactgtcgaaacgagaagcgttcaatcagttccaatggccgcatacatcccagtagaaaacttcacttcgttgacaaaaacaacaaaaagtgaaggatccccaagtcagCCGCGAAAgaacgtgcagtgtgcacaaacacgtcttaccgcgacgagctGCAGACTGGGAATGGGAGGAaccccgctgttgccacttcatgggctattcttttcgattagcagcaaggaatcttttatatgcaccatcccatagacaggatagcacataccacggccgttgttataccagtcgtggtgcactggctggagcgagaaatagcccaatgggcccactgatagggatcgatcccaaaccgaccgcgcaccaagcgagcgctttaccattgtgctacgtctcgcctctCCGTTGctgataaaaactaaatatattctatATAGACTAGTAAAGCGATCGACTGATGCTTGGTCGGTCCAGGAAtagatccctgttggtgggccaatgggctatttcttgttctagccagtgcacgacaactggtatataaaatgctgtggtatgtgctatatccTTTCTGTGGAATGGGGCATGTAAAATActccatgctactaatggaaaaatttagcggattttctctgtcaagattaccaaatgtttgacatccaatagccgatgattaataaatcaatgtgttttagtggtgttgttaaacaaaacaaactttataaaatgcgggttttttttctatcaccgacaacaataatcctatgtttgacgttcactACCTTTACATTGACTATTTGTAAGTTCGCCGATAAGAAATATGTCGCATATTAATCACCGATATTGACaatacaggaagaaacccgccaACACCTACGTATTTAACTGAAACATTGTTAAGTTgtgctgtcaggtttctttttgtagtgtgtgtattagtgattgaTATTTGTTATCGgtgaactcgaaaatgatcaatgtaatggtaCTCGGTGGTAAACAAAAatcatgcatttttttttaacagtagaTCGCGATTACAACcgtctaaatgtccgtctatcCATAGAATGGCGGTCTACTCGAGCTGACTGGAatattaaagtcgcagaccctagttaaAACTCGTTAATATATGGACACAAGTTTGGTTCATCTAAAAACCGCTAACACATTTGGCGGGacctagcctagtggtaaagcgcccgccagatgcgcggtcgttgtgggatcgatccccgtcggtgggcccattgggctatttccgttccagccagtgcaccacgactggtatatcaaaggccgcggtatgtgctatcctgtttgtgggatggtgcatataaaatatttcttgctactaatgaaaaaatgtagcgggtttgctaagacctatatgtcgaaattaaccaatgtttgacatccaatagccgatgatacataaatctagtggtgtcgttaaagaaaacaaacttttataacCATTGCTTCTCAGAGGTTTATGTTGCATAATACAATATTCTATGCTGCTAATTGTAAAGAGAAGGAAatggagtggcggcagcgggtttcctctcactatTTTTGTAGTCCTtagccgtatgtccgacgccaaataaccgtaaacaacaatgtgttgagtgtcgttaaacatttctcctttttttcttactgctgaaacctgggcaatcattaaagccctggaacagattaatgattcatgtgcatccaaatatattatttttagacTCACTTTCGAGTCCCCAAGctttacagtacatgaaattagaACATCctttagttgggatggtgatacgaaagtgtcttTTATCAATTGCCATGTTGGTATTAAGGGTAACAAAAAGGCAGATGGTgttgccaagtctgctttgaacttgctcCGTGTCAATGCTGCTGTCCCCTACagtaattttaaatttcatattaaccatgATATATTTTCGACAAGATGATTAGGACGGTGCCGTTGGTAActagcttcattctgtcaagccagtcctgggagactggcagtcctcttacagctccttacactatgattttacataactatataaataatagtttcatatacttaccatttgtgacaccaatagccgaggtgtcgttaaacattcattcattcattcattcattcattcattcattcattcattctttctctATTTTGCATCCTTGGTATTGCGATATGCAGTGAACATTCCAAGTATATTTCGTTcaagaaaaaacagaaaagaaaaaaagaaagatctgataaatgtgttatattttttttcatcaatATTAAAATCTGTAAATGTTTCTTCTTCAGAGGGAATGTATCAGTATCCACGTTGGCCAGGCCGGAGTGCAGATCGGCAATGCATGCTGGGAGTTGTACTGTCTGGAGCACGGGATCCAGCCTGACGGACAGATGCCATCCGACAAGACGATTGGAGGAGGGGACGACTCCTTCAACACGTTCTTCAGCGAGACGGGAGCGGGAAAGCACGTGCCCCGGGCTGTCTTCGTCGATCTCGAGCCCACTGTCGTAGGTCAGTAGTACTGAAGACCACACGGTAGAAATGAAATCTACCCCTCTCCTCCCCCCAACAGAAAACCCACACGCAAACCCCTCCCACAAATCAACCTCCTCCCCTAAAAGAAATCCACCAcccaataaaaaacatttaaaccaaAACATAAAATCTTGTCACACGGCAATTGTCCAATTAAAGACAAATCATATGCTTTTCATGACTTGAAATTCACATTGTGTTTTATGTCCTTCAGCTAACTAGTGCAGTGGCTTACGTTTTTCTATTTACACATGTATCGCAAGATGGCAGGGCGTGGGTGGAGAGTCAATTATATATTGATTAGTCTTTCATTCAGATGATGTATAGTCTGGAGTTGGGGCAATGTCCCTCCTCTCCAATACCACCCCCACAAACCACCTAGCTccaccccactcccacccccaccctcactCCGATTTGACGACTATTATTCATTAAGTATTTTGATTTGTCTCTCCAGACGAGGTTCGTACCGGCACTTACCGCCAACTGTTCCACCCGGAGCAGCTGATCACCGGCAAGGAGGACGCCGCCAACAACTACGCCCGCGGCCACTACACCGTGGGCAAGGAGATCGTCGACGTCGTCCTCGACAGGATCCGGAAGCTGGCCGACCAGTGCACCGGTCTCCAGGGATTCCTCATCTTCCACAGTTTCGGCGGAGGAACCGGTTCGGGTTTCTCCTCCCTGCTCATGGAGCGACTCTCCGTCGACTATGGAAAGAAATCCAAGTTGGAGTTCGCTGTATACCCAGCACCCCAGGTTCGAACTTTTTAAATTACGCAGCATTTCCAATTCAATAATTCCACAACAGAATGTTAGtgttaaaagtaaatatatttccCATAAGGGTACATATATTCTTATAAAATATTCGATTTTGCTAATAGATCATGTCGTTTTTCTTTAAAGTCTGTAATaattacaatttcaaatccagGAGCCGATTGATTAATGTTCTCTAGCGGTGTctataaacaattttaatacattacTTGTCTAGTACATAACAAGAAGAAAACTTGTACTAAGTAGTCACCTATTTTGTGAGGTCGCATGCCTTATTACTCTTCCATATCacttacatgtagtttattACAAACGTTTACTCCTAACACGCAAAAGGGCGAGGTGGAGTCTAGTGTAGGAACACTTCCTGATCCATAGATTGCACATGTCTTGCATACGACTTTCCTTTTCATTGCAGATCTCCACGGCTGTAGTGGAGCCGTACAACTCCATCCtgaccacacacaccaccctgGAGCACTCCGACTGCGCCTTCATGGTCGACAATGAGGCCATCTACGACATCTGCCGTCGTAACCTTGACATTGAGCGTCCGACGTACACCAACCTGAACAGACTTATTGCGCAGATCGTCAGTTCCATCACCGCCTCTCTACGCTTCGACGGCGCCCTCAACGTCGACTTGACCGAGTTCCAGACCAACTTGGTGCCCTACCCACGAATCCACTTCCCCCTGGCCACCTACGCCCCGGTGATCTCCGCCGAGAAGGCCTACCACGAACAGCTGTCTGTTGCCGAGATCACCAACGCAACCTTCGAGCCTGCCAACCAGATGGTCAAGTGCGATCCTCGTCACGGAAAGTACATGGCCTGCTGCATGCTGTACCGTGGTGACGTCGTGCCCAAGGACGTCAACGCCGCCATCGCCACCATCAAGACCAAGAGGACCATCCAGTTCGTCGACTGGTGTCCCACCGGGTTCAAGGTCGGCATCAACTACCAGCCGCCCACCGTCGTGCCGGGAGGTGACTTGGCCAAGGTCCAGCGAGCCGTCTGCATGTTGAGCAACACGACCGCCATCGCCGAGGCGTGGGCGCGTCTCGACCACAAGTTCGATCTGATGTACGCCAAGCGCGCCTTCGTCCACTGGTACGTCGGTGAGGGTATGGAGGAGGGAGAGTTCTCCGAGGCTCGCGAGGATCTGGCTGCCCTGGAGAAGGACTACGAGGAGGTTGGCGTCGACTCTGTGGAGGGTGAGGGTGAAGAGGAGGGTGGTGACGAATACTAAACACTCTCTCTATTATCGTCCTAATTTATACCCCAAAAAGAACTAATTTATTCAATAAATTCAATTGAactaattgttttgtgtttaatcatattttaacatctggtgtcaaacatattgttttcGACACTTGAATCATAGAGAATGCAAAAACTCGCTGCTACGTGGACTACTCCTGCCCATAAAGCTAATTAAGGCACTTTGTTATGCTATTTCTGTAGGTAGGGCAGtgcacaccacggtctttgatgtaccattcgtGACACGCTGCTTGCCTCCTATAGCCAGAAACATGTTTAGGATGGCTAGCGATCTCTGACTAGACTGGTGTTTACGCCTAACGTGGGATAAAGAAAACATGATAGAAGACGACGTTACTAATCAAAGTGTTCACGAGGCTCAATCTTCTGAATTTGACAGACttagttcgttttgtttaacgacaccactagagcacaatgatgaGTTaatcatgtcaaacatttggtaattcattattctaactcgtagtcgtcaaagaaaatccgctacatttttccattagcaacataTGGATCTTTCACATACATTTTcctacatgaatgaatgaatgtttaacgacaccccagcacgaaaaatacatcggctattgggtgtcaaactatggtaatgcaaacaaataaagcgatgatcaacatcaatataaaaattcaagatttaaataaaaacagtgtaaagaactgcaaaaataaaaatatcacagatagatactgacttttactcaaaatttcaatttgtgctgtattggccattctcaaagagaatgatacatccctgcaccacggtgaggttacagcacgcgcaggggacatTTTCCTACAgactggaaagcacataccacggactttgtccagttgtggtgcactggttgtaacgagaaaaacccaatcaggtgaatggattcaccgagatAGTTCGATCCTGTAACGGAAGCACCTCAAACGACCGAGATAACGGCCGCCGCCTTCATATAGCCTAATTCAAGGTTTTGTGAAATTAGCACAAAAAATATTCGTTGGGCTTAGCCGGTATTCGAACCCGGGATCTCTCGCACCCTAAGCGAGAATCATACCCCTAGACCACCAAGCCATAATATGGTTTATTGCAATATTACAAGATGtgcaacactagagcacattgatttgaatgtccaacatttgataattttccattagcaacatgacatcttttatatgcagtttcccacagacacgacattacataccacggcttctcaagctctgatataccagtcgtaagaTTATTTTCGCGACTGATAATATAAAAAGGGTTATAGCGAAAATGGAACCGTGCTAAAACGGAACCAAATTGAACAAAACGGAACTTAGCAATGGCTGAAACGGCTATGTGACTAGTATGTCAGGCGCGAAATGCAGACAATTGACATTGTAACCCAAGCTGCCATTGcaatagaagtttgttttgtttaatgacactactaatgcacattgatttattaatcatcgattattgtccgtcaaatataattataatcataggcTAACGggtcccatttttgtagggggtggggaggggcaggctggttttgcCCGACTTAAGCAAAAATGCCCGAACTGGATAACGACATTTACTCATATTAGCGTTACTACCAAACAAGAAtcgctacgcatttttacatggcttacaaaatgatggaaatacatagtaaaaaggTCTCTGGTTAGGACATTTTGCCCTAATATCTATCATGTTAGCCCGACTTTGAgattttacccccccccccccccagtctcgtacgcttatgattataatttttaaatatagtcttagagaagaaacccgcaacatttgtCCATTACTAATAAGGGATCTAcatattatgcaccatcccacagacaggatattacaatTCATTTTACATTATTCAACATGTAATAGACATCCTAGATAGTCGTCGATACGTTTTTGTGGTATTTTTAGAAGTGGGTGGGGTTGATTTCTATTATTTTGTAAGTTGGTGCCGTTTTCGTCAATACATTGGAAGTGCAATTATAGCGAAATCGGTTCTATTTACACCAACGAAAATCGTTCCGTTTTAGCGGGTTATAGCGAAAACCGAAACGTGCCAAAACGTCCCcaagcgaaaacggaaccaatTGCAAATTGAACAAAATGGAACCAAGCGTTGGCTGAAACAACACCAAAATCtacggccattttgaaatggTTTCATATTGCATTATGAACATTATGAATAATGGACAGTTAAAATGGCCATCAGTCAACTATATTGGCCCTCAGCGTTGCATCGGGCTAATGCAGATGGAAGTATCGGGGCAATACAACTGCCCTCGGGTCTACAACAAGCGCTAATGAACAAAACCcaaccatttaataaaataatattctcGTATGTACAGTCGCAACTAAATACGAAAAAATAGTCTATTCCATTGCTATCCAACCAGGATAAAAATAGTCTCGATAATCAGCAGAATACTGTTTTCTAACAGAAGAGTTTTCTTTGTAAGGATGCTTGTAATACACAGTTACTCCCCCTGCCAGAAAGGACGCAAACCATCCGAATGTGCCAACTGTCATTATAGTGTGATTACAGTGCGCCAATATACACATGTCTACTTCCGGCAAATAACCGTCAAC
This window contains:
- the LOC121383935 gene encoding tubulin alpha-2/alpha-4 chain-like gives rise to the protein MRECISIHVGQAGVQIGNACWELYCLEHGIQPDGQMPSDKTIGGGDDSFNTFFSETGAGKHVPRAVFVDLEPTVVDEVRTGTYRQLFHPEQLITGKEDAANNYARGHYTVGKEIVDVVLDRIRKLADQCTGLQGFLIFHSFGGGTGSGFSSLLMERLSVDYGKKSKLEFAVYPAPQISTAVVEPYNSILTTHTTLEHSDCAFMVDNEAIYDICRRNLDIERPTYTNLNRLIAQIVSSITASLRFDGALNVDLTEFQTNLVPYPRIHFPLATYAPVISAEKAYHEQLSVAEITNATFEPANQMVKCDPRHGKYMACCMLYRGDVVPKDVNAAIATIKTKRTIQFVDWCPTGFKVGINYQPPTVVPGGDLAKVQRAVCMLSNTTAIAEAWARLDHKFDLMYAKRAFVHWYVGEGMEEGEFSEAREDLAALEKDYEEVGVDSVEGEGEEEGGDEY